GCCCGGgggtggcggcggcagcggcgagGGAAGGCGATTGGGGCCGGCGGACAGCGCCCCCTACCCAGGGGGCGGCGGGAACAGCGCGAGCGGTGGCGGCCCTGGAAGCTCCAAGAGGCGGCTGGATGCGCCTGAGGGTGGCGGCGGGACTGGTCCTGGTGGCCGAAGCAGTGTGTTCGAGCTGCAGGTGGCAGACACTCCAGACGGCGAGAAACAACCGCAGCTGATAGTGAAGGGGGCGCTGGACCGGGAGCAGCGAGACTCCTACGAACTCACCCTCCGAGTGCGCGATGGGGGCGACCCACCTCGGTCCTCGCAGGCCATCTTGCGGGTGCTCATCACCGACGTGAACGACAACAGCCCCCGATTCGAGAAGAGCGTGTATGAAGCTGACCTGGCTGAGAACAGCGCTCCTGGCACCCCCATCCTGCAGTTGCGCGCTACCGATTTGGACGTGGGGGTCAACGGACAGATCGAGTATGTATTTGGGGCTGCCACGGAATCAGTGAGAAGGCTACTGCGTCTGGATGAAACATCCGGCTGGCTCAGTGTTTTGCACCGTATCGACCGGGAGGAAGTGAACCAGTTGCGATTCACAGTCATGGCCCGTGACCGAGGGCAGCCCCCCAAGACTGATAAGGCCACCGTGGTCCTCAACATAAAAGATGAGAACGACAACGTTCCCTCCATCGAAATCCGCAAGATAGGGCGCATCCCACTGAAGGACGGAGTGGCCAACGTGGCCGAGGACGTCCTGGTTGACACCCCCATAGCTCTGGTGCAAGTGTCTGACCGAGATCAAGGCGAGAACGGGGTAGTCACCTGTACAGTAGTGGGAGATGTGCCTTTCCAGCTTAAACCAGCCAGCGACACAGAGGGCGATCAGAACAAGAAAAAGTACTTCCTGCACACGTCGGCTCCACTGGACTATGAGACCACCCGGGAGTTCAATGTGGTTATAGTAGCTGTGGACTCGGGCAGTCCCAGTCTCTCCAGCAACAATTCCTTGGTGGTAAAGGTGGGAGACACCAACGACAACCCTCCTGTCTTTGGCCAGTCAGTGGTTGAGGTTTACTTTCCAGAGAACAACATTCCAGGTGAGAGAGTAGCCACGGTGCTGGCCACAGACGCTGACAGTGGGAAGAATGCAGAGATCGCCTACTCGCTGGACTCTTCAGTGATGGGGACTTTTGCCATCGATCCCGATTCTGGGGACATCCTGGTCAATACAATACTGGACCGGGAGCAGACTGACAGGTATGAGTTTAAAGTTAACGCCAAAGACAAAGGCATTCCTGTGCTGCAGGGCAGCACCACGGTGATTGTACAGGTGGCTGATAAAAATGACAATGACCCTAAGTTTATGCAGGACGTCTTTACCTTTTATGTGAAGGAAAACTTGCAACCAAACAGCCCTGTGGGAATGGTCACCGTGATGGATGCTGACAAGGGACGGAACGCAGAGATGAGCCTGTATATAGAGGAAAACAGTAACattttttctattgaaaatgACACAGGGACCATTTACTCTACAATGTCTTTTGACAGGGAACATCAGACTACATATACTTTCAGAGTGAAGGCTGTGGACGGGGGAGATCCTCCCAGAtcagccacagccacagtctCTCTCTTCGTGATGGATGAAAATGACAATGCCCCCACAGTTACCCTCCCCAGGAACATTTCCTACACGCTGCTGCCACCTTCAAGTAATGTCAGGACAGTAGTAGCTACGGTGCTGGCAACAGACAGTGATGATGGCATCAATGCGGACTTGAACTATAGCATTGTGGGAGGGAATCCTTTCAAGCTGTTCGAGATTGATCCCACCAGTGGCGTGGTCTCCTTAGTGGGGAAACTCACCCAAAAGCATTACGGCTTGCACAGGCTGGTTGTGCAAGTGAATGACAGCGGCCAGCCTTCCCAGTCCACTACTACTTTGGTACACGTGTTTGTCAATGAAAGTGTTTCCAATGCAACCGTGATTGACTCTCAGATAGTCAGAAGTTTGCATACCCCGCTCACCCAGGATATAGCTGGTGACCCAAGTTATGAAATCAGCAAACAGAGACTCAGCATTGTCATTGGGGTGGTTGCTGGCATTATGACAGTGATTCTAATCATTTTAATTGTCATGATGGCCAGGTACTGCAGGTCCAAAAGTAAAAATGGCTACGAAGCTGGCAAAAAGGACCACGAAGACTTTTTTACACCCCAACAGCATGACAAATCTAAAAAGCCtaaaaaggacaagaaaaacaaaaaatctaagcAGCCACTCTACAGTAGTATTGTCACTGTCGAAGCTTCTAAACCAAATGGACAGAGGTATGATAGTGTCAATGAGAAGCTGTCAGACAGCCCAAGCATGGGCCGATACCGCTCAGTTAATGGTGGGCCTGGCAGTCCCGACCTGGCAAGGCATTACAAATCTAGTTCCCCATTACCTACTGTGCAGCTTCACCCCCAGTCGCCAACTGCAGGGAAAAAACATCAGGCTGTCCAAGATCTACCACCAGCCAACACATTTGTGGGAGCAGGAGACAACATCTCAATTGGATCAGACCACTGCTCTGAGTACAGCTGTCAAACCAATAACAAGTACAG
This DNA window, taken from Acomys russatus chromosome 22, mAcoRus1.1, whole genome shotgun sequence, encodes the following:
- the Pcdh7 gene encoding protocadherin-7 isoform X5, yielding MLRMRTTGWARGWCLSCCLLLPLCLSLATAKQLLRYRLAEEGPADVRIGNVAADLGIVTGSGEVTFSLESGSEYLKIDNLTGELSTSERRIDREKLPQCQMIFDENECFLDFEVSVIGPSQSWVDLFEGRVIVLDINDNTPTFPSPVLTLTVEENRPVGTLYLLPTATDRDFGRNGIERYELLQEPGGGGGSGEGRRLGPADSAPYPGGGGNSASGGGPGSSKRRLDAPEGGGGTGPGGRSSVFELQVADTPDGEKQPQLIVKGALDREQRDSYELTLRVRDGGDPPRSSQAILRVLITDVNDNSPRFEKSVYEADLAENSAPGTPILQLRATDLDVGVNGQIEYVFGAATESVRRLLRLDETSGWLSVLHRIDREEVNQLRFTVMARDRGQPPKTDKATVVLNIKDENDNVPSIEIRKIGRIPLKDGVANVAEDVLVDTPIALVQVSDRDQGENGVVTCTVVGDVPFQLKPASDTEGDQNKKKYFLHTSAPLDYETTREFNVVIVAVDSGSPSLSSNNSLVVKVGDTNDNPPVFGQSVVEVYFPENNIPGERVATVLATDADSGKNAEIAYSLDSSVMGTFAIDPDSGDILVNTILDREQTDRYEFKVNAKDKGIPVLQGSTTVIVQVADKNDNDPKFMQDVFTFYVKENLQPNSPVGMVTVMDADKGRNAEMSLYIEENSNIFSIENDTGTIYSTMSFDREHQTTYTFRVKAVDGGDPPRSATATVSLFVMDENDNAPTVTLPRNISYTLLPPSSNVRTVVATVLATDSDDGINADLNYSIVGGNPFKLFEIDPTSGVVSLVGKLTQKHYGLHRLVVQVNDSGQPSQSTTTLVHVFVNESVSNATVIDSQIVRSLHTPLTQDIAGDPSYEISKQRLSIVIGVVAGIMTVILIILIVMMARYCRSKSKNGYEAGKKDHEDFFTPQQHDKSKKPKKDKKNKKSKQPLYSSIVTVEASKPNGQRYDSVNEKLSDSPSMGRYRSVNGGPGSPDLARHYKSSSPLPTVQLHPQSPTAGKKHQAVQDLPPANTFVGAGDNISIGSDHCSEYSCQTNNKYSKQPFRRVTFSVVSQPQDPHQGSLQSCYDSGLEESETPSSKSSSGPRLGALPLPEDNYERTTPDGSVGVAAITTFPLLPFPHGKTHGRRVLLRPLH
- the Pcdh7 gene encoding protocadherin-7 isoform X6 gives rise to the protein MLRMRTTGWARGWCLSCCLLLPLCLSLATAKQLLRYRLAEEGPADVRIGNVAADLGIVTGSGEVTFSLESGSEYLKIDNLTGELSTSERRIDREKLPQCQMIFDENECFLDFEVSVIGPSQSWVDLFEGRVIVLDINDNTPTFPSPVLTLTVEENRPVGTLYLLPTATDRDFGRNGIERYELLQEPGGGGGSGEGRRLGPADSAPYPGGGGNSASGGGPGSSKRRLDAPEGGGGTGPGGRSSVFELQVADTPDGEKQPQLIVKGALDREQRDSYELTLRVRDGGDPPRSSQAILRVLITDVNDNSPRFEKSVYEADLAENSAPGTPILQLRATDLDVGVNGQIEYVFGAATESVRRLLRLDETSGWLSVLHRIDREEVNQLRFTVMARDRGQPPKTDKATVVLNIKDENDNVPSIEIRKIGRIPLKDGVANVAEDVLVDTPIALVQVSDRDQGENGVVTCTVVGDVPFQLKPASDTEGDQNKKKYFLHTSAPLDYETTREFNVVIVAVDSGSPSLSSNNSLVVKVGDTNDNPPVFGQSVVEVYFPENNIPGERVATVLATDADSGKNAEIAYSLDSSVMGTFAIDPDSGDILVNTILDREQTDRYEFKVNAKDKGIPVLQGSTTVIVQVADKNDNDPKFMQDVFTFYVKENLQPNSPVGMVTVMDADKGRNAEMSLYIEENSNIFSIENDTGTIYSTMSFDREHQTTYTFRVKAVDGGDPPRSATATVSLFVMDENDNAPTVTLPRNISYTLLPPSSNVRTVVATVLATDSDDGINADLNYSIVGGNPFKLFEIDPTSGVVSLVGKLTQKHYGLHRLVVQVNDSGQPSQSTTTLVHVFVNESVSNATVIDSQIVRSLHTPLTQDIAGDPSYEISKQRLSIVIGVVAGIMTVILIILIVMMARYCRSKSKNGYEAGKKDHEDFFTPQQHDKSKKPKKDKKNKKSKQPLYSSIVTVEASKPNGQRYDSVNEKLSDSPSMGRYRSVNGGPGSPDLARHYKSSSPLPTVQLHPQSPTAGKKHQAVQDLPPANTFVGAGDNISIGSDHCSEYSCQTNNKYSKQVDTVQTTNPPDHIEESCKINVCARK
- the Pcdh7 gene encoding protocadherin-7 isoform X3 yields the protein MLRMRTTGWARGWCLSCCLLLPLCLSLATAKQLLRYRLAEEGPADVRIGNVAADLGIVTGSGEVTFSLESGSEYLKIDNLTGELSTSERRIDREKLPQCQMIFDENECFLDFEVSVIGPSQSWVDLFEGRVIVLDINDNTPTFPSPVLTLTVEENRPVGTLYLLPTATDRDFGRNGIERYELLQEPGGGGGSGEGRRLGPADSAPYPGGGGNSASGGGPGSSKRRLDAPEGGGGTGPGGRSSVFELQVADTPDGEKQPQLIVKGALDREQRDSYELTLRVRDGGDPPRSSQAILRVLITDVNDNSPRFEKSVYEADLAENSAPGTPILQLRATDLDVGVNGQIEYVFGAATESVRRLLRLDETSGWLSVLHRIDREEVNQLRFTVMARDRGQPPKTDKATVVLNIKDENDNVPSIEIRKIGRIPLKDGVANVAEDVLVDTPIALVQVSDRDQGENGVVTCTVVGDVPFQLKPASDTEGDQNKKKYFLHTSAPLDYETTREFNVVIVAVDSGSPSLSSNNSLVVKVGDTNDNPPVFGQSVVEVYFPENNIPGERVATVLATDADSGKNAEIAYSLDSSVMGTFAIDPDSGDILVNTILDREQTDRYEFKVNAKDKGIPVLQGSTTVIVQVADKNDNDPKFMQDVFTFYVKENLQPNSPVGMVTVMDADKGRNAEMSLYIEENSNIFSIENDTGTIYSTMSFDREHQTTYTFRVKAVDGGDPPRSATATVSLFVMDENDNAPTVTLPRNISYTLLPPSSNVRTVVATVLATDSDDGINADLNYSIVGGNPFKLFEIDPTSGVVSLVGKLTQKHYGLHRLVVQVNDSGQPSQSTTTLVHVFVNESVSNATVIDSQIVRSLHTPLTQDIAGDPSYEISKQRLSIVIGVVAGIMTVILIILIVMMARYCRSKSKNGYEAGKKDHEDFFTPQQHDKSKKPKKDKKNKKSKQPLYSSIVTVEASKPNGQRYDSVNEKLSDSPSMGRYRSVNGGPGSPDLARHYKSSSPLPTVQLHPQSPTAGKKHQAVQDLPPANTFVGAGDNISIGSDHCSEYSCQTNNKYSKQPFRRVTFSVVSQPQDPHQGSLQSCYDSGLEESETPSNSRPLPDVALTGKCTRECDEYGHSDSCWMPVRTSPERKKSQPKLSTFMPVDERGSQEKLANGEAAIMGDRNRNLLNKKLTSSYETFSAASFSKNEEASPEDIPLTKTGEYKPSPVNTLTRREVYL
- the Pcdh7 gene encoding protocadherin-7 isoform X7, giving the protein MLRMRTTGWARGWCLSCCLLLPLCLSLATAKQLLRYRLAEEGPADVRIGNVAADLGIVTGSGEVTFSLESGSEYLKIDNLTGELSTSERRIDREKLPQCQMIFDENECFLDFEVSVIGPSQSWVDLFEGRVIVLDINDNTPTFPSPVLTLTVEENRPVGTLYLLPTATDRDFGRNGIERYELLQEPGGGGGSGEGRRLGPADSAPYPGGGGNSASGGGPGSSKRRLDAPEGGGGTGPGGRSSVFELQVADTPDGEKQPQLIVKGALDREQRDSYELTLRVRDGGDPPRSSQAILRVLITDVNDNSPRFEKSVYEADLAENSAPGTPILQLRATDLDVGVNGQIEYVFGAATESVRRLLRLDETSGWLSVLHRIDREEVNQLRFTVMARDRGQPPKTDKATVVLNIKDENDNVPSIEIRKIGRIPLKDGVANVAEDVLVDTPIALVQVSDRDQGENGVVTCTVVGDVPFQLKPASDTEGDQNKKKYFLHTSAPLDYETTREFNVVIVAVDSGSPSLSSNNSLVVKVGDTNDNPPVFGQSVVEVYFPENNIPGERVATVLATDADSGKNAEIAYSLDSSVMGTFAIDPDSGDILVNTILDREQTDRYEFKVNAKDKGIPVLQGSTTVIVQVADKNDNDPKFMQDVFTFYVKENLQPNSPVGMVTVMDADKGRNAEMSLYIEENSNIFSIENDTGTIYSTMSFDREHQTTYTFRVKAVDGGDPPRSATATVSLFVMDENDNAPTVTLPRNISYTLLPPSSNVRTVVATVLATDSDDGINADLNYSIVGGNPFKLFEIDPTSGVVSLVGKLTQKHYGLHRLVVQVNDSGQPSQSTTTLVHVFVNESVSNATVIDSQIVRSLHTPLTQDIAGDPSYEISKQRLSIVIGVVAGIMTVILIILIVMMARYCRSKSKNGYEAGKKDHEDFFTPQQHDKSKKPKKDKKNKKSKQPLYSSIVTVEASKPNGQRYDSVNEKLSDSPSMGRYRSVNGGPGSPDLARHYKSSSPLPTVQLHPQSPTAGKKHQAVQDLPPANTFVGAGDNISIGSDHCSEYSCQTNNKYSKQMHLHPYITVFG
- the Pcdh7 gene encoding protocadherin-7 isoform X1, producing the protein MLRMRTTGWARGWCLSCCLLLPLCLSLATAKQLLRYRLAEEGPADVRIGNVAADLGIVTGSGEVTFSLESGSEYLKIDNLTGELSTSERRIDREKLPQCQMIFDENECFLDFEVSVIGPSQSWVDLFEGRVIVLDINDNTPTFPSPVLTLTVEENRPVGTLYLLPTATDRDFGRNGIERYELLQEPGGGGGSGEGRRLGPADSAPYPGGGGNSASGGGPGSSKRRLDAPEGGGGTGPGGRSSVFELQVADTPDGEKQPQLIVKGALDREQRDSYELTLRVRDGGDPPRSSQAILRVLITDVNDNSPRFEKSVYEADLAENSAPGTPILQLRATDLDVGVNGQIEYVFGAATESVRRLLRLDETSGWLSVLHRIDREEVNQLRFTVMARDRGQPPKTDKATVVLNIKDENDNVPSIEIRKIGRIPLKDGVANVAEDVLVDTPIALVQVSDRDQGENGVVTCTVVGDVPFQLKPASDTEGDQNKKKYFLHTSAPLDYETTREFNVVIVAVDSGSPSLSSNNSLVVKVGDTNDNPPVFGQSVVEVYFPENNIPGERVATVLATDADSGKNAEIAYSLDSSVMGTFAIDPDSGDILVNTILDREQTDRYEFKVNAKDKGIPVLQGSTTVIVQVADKNDNDPKFMQDVFTFYVKENLQPNSPVGMVTVMDADKGRNAEMSLYIEENSNIFSIENDTGTIYSTMSFDREHQTTYTFRVKAVDGGDPPRSATATVSLFVMDENDNAPTVTLPRNISYTLLPPSSNVRTVVATVLATDSDDGINADLNYSIVGGNPFKLFEIDPTSGVVSLVGKLTQKHYGLHRLVVQVNDSGQPSQSTTTLVHVFVNESVSNATVIDSQIVRSLHTPLTQDIAGDPSYEISKQRLSIVIGVVAGIMTVILIILIVMMARYCRSKSKNGYEAGKKDHEDFFTPQQHDKSKKPKKDKKNKKSKQPLYSSIVTVEASKPNGQRYDSVNEKLSDSPSMGRYRSVNGGPGSPDLARHYKSSSPLPTVQLHPQSPTAGKKHQAVQDLPPANTFVGAGDNISIGSDHCSEYSCQTNNKYSKQPFRRVTFSVVSQPQDPHQGSLQSCYDSGLEESETPSSKSSSGPRLGALPLPEDNYERTTPDGSVGEAEHMENDSRPLPDVALTGKCTRECDEYGHSDSCWMPVRTSPERKKSQPKLSTFMPVDERGSQEKLANGEAAIMGDRNRNLLNKKLTSSYETFSAASFSKNEEASPEDIPLTKTGEYKPSPVNTLTRREVYL
- the Pcdh7 gene encoding protocadherin-7 isoform X4; the encoded protein is MLRMRTTGWARGWCLSCCLLLPLCLSLATAKQLLRYRLAEEGPADVRIGNVAADLGIVTGSGEVTFSLESGSEYLKIDNLTGELSTSERRIDREKLPQCQMIFDENECFLDFEVSVIGPSQSWVDLFEGRVIVLDINDNTPTFPSPVLTLTVEENRPVGTLYLLPTATDRDFGRNGIERYELLQEPGGGGGSGEGRRLGPADSAPYPGGGGNSASGGGPGSSKRRLDAPEGGGGTGPGGRSSVFELQVADTPDGEKQPQLIVKGALDREQRDSYELTLRVRDGGDPPRSSQAILRVLITDVNDNSPRFEKSVYEADLAENSAPGTPILQLRATDLDVGVNGQIEYVFGAATESVRRLLRLDETSGWLSVLHRIDREEVNQLRFTVMARDRGQPPKTDKATVVLNIKDENDNVPSIEIRKIGRIPLKDGVANVAEDVLVDTPIALVQVSDRDQGENGVVTCTVVGDVPFQLKPASDTEGDQNKKKYFLHTSAPLDYETTREFNVVIVAVDSGSPSLSSNNSLVVKVGDTNDNPPVFGQSVVEVYFPENNIPGERVATVLATDADSGKNAEIAYSLDSSVMGTFAIDPDSGDILVNTILDREQTDRYEFKVNAKDKGIPVLQGSTTVIVQVADKNDNDPKFMQDVFTFYVKENLQPNSPVGMVTVMDADKGRNAEMSLYIEENSNIFSIENDTGTIYSTMSFDREHQTTYTFRVKAVDGGDPPRSATATVSLFVMDENDNAPTVTLPRNISYTLLPPSSNVRTVVATVLATDSDDGINADLNYSIVGGNPFKLFEIDPTSGVVSLVGKLTQKHYGLHRLVVQVNDSGQPSQSTTTLVHVFVNESVSNATVIDSQIVRSLHTPLTQDIAGDPSYEISKQRLSIVIGVVAGIMTVILIILIVMMARYCRSKSKNGYEAGKKDHEDFFTPQQHDKSKKPKKDKKNKKSKQPLYSSIVTVEASKPNGQRYDSVNEKLSDSPSMGRYRSVNGGPGSPDLARHYKSSSPLPTVQLHPQSPTAGKKHQAVQDLPPANTFVGAGDNISIGSDHCSEYSCQTNNKYSKQPFRRVTFSVVSQPQDPHQGSLQSCYDSGLEESETPSSKSSSGPRLGALPLPEDNYERTTPDGSVGEAEHMENGVAAITTFPLLPFPHGKTHGRRVLLRPLH
- the Pcdh7 gene encoding protocadherin-7 isoform X2: MLRMRTTGWARGWCLSCCLLLPLCLSLATAKQLLRYRLAEEGPADVRIGNVAADLGIVTGSGEVTFSLESGSEYLKIDNLTGELSTSERRIDREKLPQCQMIFDENECFLDFEVSVIGPSQSWVDLFEGRVIVLDINDNTPTFPSPVLTLTVEENRPVGTLYLLPTATDRDFGRNGIERYELLQEPGGGGGSGEGRRLGPADSAPYPGGGGNSASGGGPGSSKRRLDAPEGGGGTGPGGRSSVFELQVADTPDGEKQPQLIVKGALDREQRDSYELTLRVRDGGDPPRSSQAILRVLITDVNDNSPRFEKSVYEADLAENSAPGTPILQLRATDLDVGVNGQIEYVFGAATESVRRLLRLDETSGWLSVLHRIDREEVNQLRFTVMARDRGQPPKTDKATVVLNIKDENDNVPSIEIRKIGRIPLKDGVANVAEDVLVDTPIALVQVSDRDQGENGVVTCTVVGDVPFQLKPASDTEGDQNKKKYFLHTSAPLDYETTREFNVVIVAVDSGSPSLSSNNSLVVKVGDTNDNPPVFGQSVVEVYFPENNIPGERVATVLATDADSGKNAEIAYSLDSSVMGTFAIDPDSGDILVNTILDREQTDRYEFKVNAKDKGIPVLQGSTTVIVQVADKNDNDPKFMQDVFTFYVKENLQPNSPVGMVTVMDADKGRNAEMSLYIEENSNIFSIENDTGTIYSTMSFDREHQTTYTFRVKAVDGGDPPRSATATVSLFVMDENDNAPTVTLPRNISYTLLPPSSNVRTVVATVLATDSDDGINADLNYSIVGGNPFKLFEIDPTSGVVSLVGKLTQKHYGLHRLVVQVNDSGQPSQSTTTLVHVFVNESVSNATVIDSQIVRSLHTPLTQDIAGDPSYEISKQRLSIVIGVVAGIMTVILIILIVMMARYCRSKSKNGYEAGKKDHEDFFTPQQHDKSKKPKKDKKNKKSKQPLYSSIVTVEASKPNGQRYDSVNEKLSDSPSMGRYRSVNGGPGSPDLARHYKSSSPLPTVQLHPQSPTAGKKHQAVQDLPPANTFVGAGDNISIGSDHCSEYSCQTNNKYSKQPFRRVTFSVVSQPQDPHQGSLQSCYDSGLEESETPSSKSSSGPRLGALPLPEDNYERTTPDGSVDSRPLPDVALTGKCTRECDEYGHSDSCWMPVRTSPERKKSQPKLSTFMPVDERGSQEKLANGEAAIMGDRNRNLLNKKLTSSYETFSAASFSKNEEASPEDIPLTKTGEYKPSPVNTLTRREVYL
- the Pcdh7 gene encoding protocadherin-7 isoform X8 — encoded protein: MLRMRTTGWARGWCLSCCLLLPLCLSLATAKQLLRYRLAEEGPADVRIGNVAADLGIVTGSGEVTFSLESGSEYLKIDNLTGELSTSERRIDREKLPQCQMIFDENECFLDFEVSVIGPSQSWVDLFEGRVIVLDINDNTPTFPSPVLTLTVEENRPVGTLYLLPTATDRDFGRNGIERYELLQEPGGGGGSGEGRRLGPADSAPYPGGGGNSASGGGPGSSKRRLDAPEGGGGTGPGGRSSVFELQVADTPDGEKQPQLIVKGALDREQRDSYELTLRVRDGGDPPRSSQAILRVLITDVNDNSPRFEKSVYEADLAENSAPGTPILQLRATDLDVGVNGQIEYVFGAATESVRRLLRLDETSGWLSVLHRIDREEVNQLRFTVMARDRGQPPKTDKATVVLNIKDENDNVPSIEIRKIGRIPLKDGVANVAEDVLVDTPIALVQVSDRDQGENGVVTCTVVGDVPFQLKPASDTEGDQNKKKYFLHTSAPLDYETTREFNVVIVAVDSGSPSLSSNNSLVVKVGDTNDNPPVFGQSVVEVYFPENNIPGERVATVLATDADSGKNAEIAYSLDSSVMGTFAIDPDSGDILVNTILDREQTDRYEFKVNAKDKGIPVLQGSTTVIVQVADKNDNDPKFMQDVFTFYVKENLQPNSPVGMVTVMDADKGRNAEMSLYIEENSNIFSIENDTGTIYSTMSFDREHQTTYTFRVKAVDGGDPPRSATATVSLFVMDENDNAPTVTLPRNISYTLLPPSSNVRTVVATVLATDSDDGINADLNYSIVGGNPFKLFEIDPTSGVVSLVGKLTQKHYGLHRLVVQVNDSGQPSQSTTTLVHVFVNESVSNATVIDSQIVRSLHTPLTQDIAGDPSYEISKQRLSIVIGVVAGIMTVILIILIVMMARYCRSKSKNGYEAGKKDHEDFFTPQQHDKSKKPKKDKKNKKSKQPLYSSIVTVEASKPNGQRYDSVNEKLSDSPSMGRYRSVNGGPGSPDLARHYKSSSPLPTVQLHPQSPTAGKKHQAVQDLPPANTFVGAGDNISIGSDHCSEYSCQTNNKYSKQIQGLFRM